From a region of the Pontixanthobacter gangjinensis genome:
- a CDS encoding glycosyltransferase, which yields MREQLVGFGTSLPPSKTEKMAQAFRGAVPELAGRPYILFLSRLHEKKGCEVLLNGYGAVADKVDFDLVMAGPGNPQYARELQALAKESGSEARIHFPGMLTGEAKWGALYGCEAMALTSHQENFGVVVAESLGCGRPVIISDQVNIHQEVADAQAGLICADNQDGAAAALLAFSELGTAERKVMGARCKDLFEAKFDIAKTAALLARIFEDASKLRTAASEVGKLDKTLSYK from the coding sequence ATGCGCGAGCAGCTTGTCGGGTTTGGAACGAGCCTTCCTCCATCTAAAACAGAAAAAATGGCTCAGGCTTTTCGCGGCGCAGTGCCAGAACTGGCAGGTCGTCCTTATATTCTGTTTCTCAGCCGGCTTCATGAGAAGAAAGGCTGCGAAGTCTTGCTCAATGGCTACGGCGCGGTGGCCGACAAGGTGGATTTTGATCTGGTAATGGCCGGACCGGGTAATCCGCAATATGCACGGGAGCTGCAAGCTCTTGCGAAAGAATCAGGCTCTGAGGCGCGAATTCATTTTCCCGGCATGCTTACCGGCGAGGCTAAATGGGGCGCTCTATATGGATGTGAAGCGATGGCCCTGACGTCGCATCAGGAAAATTTCGGAGTCGTCGTCGCCGAATCCCTTGGTTGTGGCCGACCGGTGATCATTTCGGATCAGGTCAACATTCATCAGGAAGTCGCGGATGCTCAAGCTGGGCTAATCTGCGCCGACAATCAGGACGGAGCGGCTGCTGCGCTCCTTGCATTTTCGGAGCTGGGTACGGCCGAACGAAAAGTGATGGGTGCGCGGTGCAAAGACCTGTTCGAGGCTAAATTTGATATTGCAAAAACTGCGGCGCTCTTGGCCCGAATTTTCGAGGACGCCAGCAAGTTGAGAACGGCAGCAAGTGAAGTGGGTAAATTGGATAAAACACTTTCCTACAAATAA
- a CDS encoding SGNH/GDSL hydrolase family protein, producing the protein MLGLHMPRAHKAKKTWPVSEGNDWPVVMAAPPQIIVGSTPSLLRAWFAGSGSNAYPLASNVQGGHFTFCRGLPDTAAPTLGFKPAPTVSTEPNGTRVPSGQQFSFYHEGASLELHFQNNDRGYLLKIDGEYVSLTPRIDAGQTYSRIDLGTRKLRRFDLITYKAAFAGVWTAVSDTIYAAPVRGPRTICIGDSFTEADAAGWTNWFAESLGWDDVWTSAVGGTGYVNNGNGLALNWQERLAPDVIAYRPEVVFLHGSVNDLAQTPATMYAAVKSLISQLRSALPDAVIAGGMNTPFGVEYWVANNLLVYDAAKQGFLDGGGAWMSTLELPHEFSGDSVGNDASLMDAVAQGRPGNGGAPNILAGQSGFRVNTSSATPATNLRIGSTVEIGSGATRERVAITVTGLSGGRIIYGFDGMFKYAHAAGEPVREVAPSYLTGQGSQLSPSAWGNSNLYVGSDGYHPSAAGNLALGQANAALLKRHLATIGRE; encoded by the coding sequence ATGCTTGGCCTGCACATGCCGCGCGCGCACAAGGCGAAGAAGACTTGGCCTGTCTCCGAAGGTAACGATTGGCCCGTCGTAATGGCCGCCCCACCTCAAATCATTGTCGGGTCTACGCCCTCTCTACTCAGGGCATGGTTTGCCGGAAGTGGAAGTAACGCCTATCCGCTCGCCTCCAATGTACAGGGCGGGCATTTTACATTCTGCCGCGGCCTGCCGGATACCGCTGCACCGACTTTGGGGTTCAAACCTGCCCCGACAGTTTCCACTGAACCAAACGGCACCCGCGTCCCATCCGGCCAGCAATTCTCATTCTACCATGAGGGTGCTAGCCTCGAACTGCATTTCCAGAACAACGATCGCGGTTATTTGCTCAAGATTGATGGCGAATATGTGTCGCTCACGCCCCGGATAGACGCGGGACAAACTTACTCGCGGATTGATCTGGGTACACGCAAATTACGCCGCTTTGACCTGATAACCTATAAAGCCGCATTTGCCGGGGTTTGGACGGCTGTGTCAGATACTATTTACGCCGCGCCCGTAAGAGGCCCCCGAACCATCTGCATCGGCGACAGTTTCACAGAAGCGGATGCCGCCGGTTGGACCAATTGGTTCGCCGAATCGCTTGGCTGGGACGATGTCTGGACCTCTGCCGTTGGCGGCACGGGTTATGTTAATAATGGCAATGGATTGGCGCTCAATTGGCAGGAACGGCTGGCACCCGATGTTATCGCCTATCGCCCCGAAGTCGTCTTTCTGCACGGAAGCGTCAACGATCTCGCCCAAACCCCGGCCACGATGTATGCGGCGGTGAAATCTCTCATCAGCCAGCTACGCAGCGCGTTACCCGATGCTGTCATTGCCGGCGGTATGAACACTCCGTTCGGGGTGGAATATTGGGTAGCCAACAATTTGCTGGTCTATGATGCCGCCAAGCAGGGCTTTCTTGATGGCGGCGGTGCCTGGATGAGCACGCTAGAATTGCCCCATGAATTCTCAGGTGACTCAGTGGGCAATGACGCATCGTTGATGGACGCAGTGGCTCAGGGCCGCCCAGGAAATGGCGGCGCGCCAAATATTCTGGCTGGCCAATCCGGTTTCAGGGTCAACACCTCAAGCGCCACTCCCGCTACCAATCTGCGCATCGGTTCGACTGTTGAAATCGGTAGCGGGGCAACGCGCGAACGGGTGGCTATCACGGTCACAGGCTTGTCGGGCGGGCGGATAATCTACGGGTTTGATGGCATGTTCAAATATGCCCATGCGGCAGGTGAACCTGTTCGCGAGGTCGCGCCAAGTTATCTCACCGGACAAGGTAGCCAACTCTCCCCGTCCGCATGGGGCAATTCGAACCTCTATGTCGGGTCCGACGGATACCATCCATCTGCCGCCGGCAATCTGGCGCTTGGTCAAGCCAATGCGGCATTGCTTAAACGGCATTTGGCTACCATCGGGCGCGAATAA
- a CDS encoding glycosyltransferase family 2 protein, with the protein MAGPRNSKLDTLQDSAPLSLTVIILTRDEAIHLPRVLASVANIAERVIIVDSGSTDETINIALQSGASVFERPWLNYADQFQWALGHCGIDTEWVMRLDADEWIGPDLVRNLRATLPALAAETTGISLDRQHHFLGRWIKHGGRYPLSLLRIWRPAAGRIEQRWMDEHIILTHGDILHVRGKFVDDNQRGLGFFTTKHNVYASREAADILIAKYQLDGEQDRSEIASTGQAKRKRSAKLSFYNRLPLGVGPAMYFLFRYIFQRGFLDGRAGLIYHLLQGFWYRFLVDAKRYELERAMVSCKDAEERLDALEAVTGLGVRKFLDRSKGSRDDG; encoded by the coding sequence ATGGCCGGGCCGCGAAACTCTAAGCTTGATACTTTGCAAGACAGCGCGCCGCTCTCGCTGACGGTGATTATCCTTACGCGGGACGAGGCCATTCATTTACCGCGAGTATTGGCATCTGTTGCAAATATTGCCGAGCGCGTGATCATCGTTGACTCCGGCTCAACCGATGAAACGATCAATATCGCACTGCAGTCCGGCGCATCAGTATTTGAACGGCCCTGGCTAAATTATGCGGATCAATTTCAGTGGGCACTGGGCCATTGCGGGATCGACACAGAGTGGGTGATGCGCCTCGACGCTGACGAATGGATAGGGCCGGATTTGGTGCGAAACCTTCGCGCAACCCTACCTGCATTGGCCGCGGAGACCACTGGCATCAGTCTTGACCGCCAACATCATTTTCTAGGGCGCTGGATTAAACATGGCGGGCGCTATCCGCTATCCCTCCTTAGAATCTGGCGCCCCGCAGCGGGCCGCATAGAACAGCGCTGGATGGATGAACATATCATCCTCACTCATGGCGACATTCTCCACGTTAGAGGCAAATTCGTTGACGATAACCAGCGCGGCCTCGGCTTCTTTACTACGAAGCACAACGTCTACGCCTCGCGTGAAGCGGCCGATATACTGATCGCCAAATATCAGTTGGATGGCGAGCAAGACCGATCCGAAATAGCGTCAACGGGACAAGCCAAGCGAAAGCGCTCTGCCAAACTATCGTTCTACAACCGGCTGCCATTGGGTGTCGGACCGGCAATGTACTTTCTTTTCCGCTATATCTTCCAGCGCGGCTTTCTCGACGGCCGCGCAGGCCTGATCTACCATCTCCTGCAAGGTTTCTGGTACCGCTTCCTTGTCGATGCCAAGCGCTATGAACTGGAGCGCGCAATGGTCAGCTGTAAAGACGCAGAAGAGCGGCTTGACGCTCTCGAAGCAGTGACCGGATTGGGTGTCAGAAAATTTCTGGATCGCAGCAAAGGTTCGCGCGATGATGGCTGA
- a CDS encoding TolB-like translocation protein, with the protein MMADPNSAGSGPVAWRHESVPAPQMTPNDESIFFGFHDISPWSPNGELLLGLRLPPTAQSVADTTQPASICSWDPDTGEVVNIADTTCWNFQQAARMQWVPGHTGIAAFNTIGSSGGCVAGLVDMDMNERKVADGGLYAISPDGTWGISPDFGTLAARWPAYGYASLLQKPLSDDAGETGLWRNDLASGQRRLFLSLAKVLDEWDEASTGAGHFLTHPSISPDGTKVVFLHRFFADDEGSFTRMLVCDADGTNLISLAEEKVSHFDWLDNQTLLIWARFAGSGLAKMRSSGALNSSLIRPVVNLARRFTGRWKKRVLSESYFALKIDGSGNKTKFGWPALDCDGHPMVARRHDWIVTDTYPDAQGELALILWNRQTRQRVDVARIRDGVMSRDSDAKCDLHPRWNRDETKIAVDFCENGLRRMAVFDVSAIVAPT; encoded by the coding sequence ATGATGGCTGACCCGAATTCAGCCGGCTCGGGTCCTGTTGCTTGGCGGCATGAAAGCGTCCCAGCGCCACAAATGACGCCAAACGATGAAAGCATTTTTTTCGGCTTCCACGATATCTCCCCGTGGTCGCCAAACGGCGAATTGTTGCTGGGCCTCAGGCTGCCCCCGACTGCGCAATCAGTGGCGGATACAACGCAACCGGCATCGATTTGCTCATGGGATCCAGATACGGGCGAAGTGGTAAATATCGCGGACACGACCTGCTGGAATTTCCAACAGGCGGCGCGGATGCAATGGGTACCCGGTCACACTGGCATTGCGGCCTTCAACACTATCGGCAGCAGCGGTGGATGCGTGGCTGGGCTGGTTGATATGGACATGAATGAGCGCAAAGTGGCTGATGGAGGCCTCTATGCTATTTCCCCGGACGGGACTTGGGGCATAAGCCCTGATTTCGGCACTTTGGCGGCGAGGTGGCCAGCCTATGGATATGCCAGCCTGTTGCAAAAACCGCTTTCGGATGATGCAGGCGAAACCGGATTGTGGCGCAATGATCTGGCCTCAGGGCAGCGTCGCCTTTTCCTCTCCTTAGCTAAAGTCTTGGACGAATGGGACGAAGCAAGCACCGGCGCAGGGCATTTCCTGACGCATCCTTCGATTAGCCCAGACGGGACCAAAGTGGTTTTCCTACACCGATTTTTTGCCGACGATGAGGGGTCCTTTACCCGGATGCTGGTGTGCGATGCAGACGGGACCAATCTTATCTCTCTAGCCGAGGAGAAGGTCAGCCATTTCGATTGGCTTGATAATCAAACTCTGTTGATCTGGGCGCGTTTTGCAGGAAGCGGCTTGGCCAAGATGCGCTCAAGCGGTGCACTCAATTCTTCACTCATCCGGCCCGTGGTCAATCTTGCAAGGCGCTTCACTGGCCGGTGGAAGAAGCGGGTGTTGTCGGAAAGCTACTTCGCGCTCAAGATCGATGGATCGGGTAACAAAACAAAGTTCGGCTGGCCAGCGCTTGATTGTGACGGGCACCCGATGGTTGCGCGGCGCCATGATTGGATTGTGACCGACACCTATCCAGATGCGCAGGGTGAATTGGCGCTTATCCTGTGGAACCGGCAGACCCGGCAGCGGGTCGATGTTGCACGGATCAGGGACGGGGTGATGAGCCGTGATAGCGATGCAAAATGCGATCTCCATCCCCGGTGGAACCGCGACGAGACCAAGATAGCCGTCGATTTTTGCGAAAATGGGCTCCGCCGGATGGCTGTGTTTGATGTGTCCGCGATTGTGGCGCCGACATGA
- a CDS encoding glycosyltransferase: MKISVVTNAFNQGEYLAAAAESILSQTGVEVEYLIVNPGSTDTTDLVLEQLAKIHSGRFTVLSEQDDGPADGLNKGFAKASGDWLIYLNADDVFLPDAFAQAAFEMEKYPDAGAIIGNGYITDASGNFIRRAISTQFSARKFVMGTAFALQQSTFYNAAAFRAVGGFNLANSTSWDAELLVDLDRAGYPLINAAGFWSIFRMQPNSITVSQRFADESLRTHDRYFREQIGHKITPRDRHLRKLRQVAQRFIHPYMTIARISDQLMPRKHQFREALPPDWAEDL; encoded by the coding sequence ATGAAAATTAGCGTCGTCACCAACGCCTTTAACCAAGGCGAATATCTGGCCGCAGCCGCCGAAAGCATTCTATCGCAAACCGGAGTTGAGGTTGAATATCTGATCGTAAATCCCGGCTCGACTGACACAACAGATCTGGTGTTGGAACAGCTTGCGAAAATCCATTCCGGTCGCTTCACCGTTTTATCAGAACAGGACGATGGACCTGCTGACGGATTGAACAAAGGCTTTGCCAAAGCCAGCGGCGATTGGCTGATATATCTCAATGCTGATGACGTATTTCTGCCGGACGCATTTGCTCAGGCTGCGTTCGAAATGGAGAAGTACCCCGATGCAGGCGCGATTATCGGTAACGGGTATATCACTGATGCGAGCGGAAATTTCATCCGCCGCGCCATCTCAACACAGTTCAGCGCGCGCAAGTTTGTGATGGGCACGGCTTTCGCCTTGCAGCAATCAACCTTCTATAATGCTGCAGCGTTTCGAGCGGTCGGCGGCTTCAATTTGGCGAATAGCACCAGCTGGGACGCAGAATTGCTAGTTGACCTCGACCGCGCTGGATATCCGCTAATCAATGCTGCTGGCTTCTGGTCAATCTTCCGCATGCAGCCCAATTCTATCACGGTCAGCCAGCGTTTTGCCGATGAAAGCCTGCGCACGCATGACCGCTATTTCCGCGAACAAATTGGCCACAAGATCACTCCGCGCGACAGGCATCTGCGAAAGCTGAGGCAAGTGGCACAGCGGTTTATTCATCCTTACATGACAATTGCCCGGATCAGTGACCAGCTTATGCCGCGCAAGCATCAGTTCCGCGAAGCGCTGCCACCCGATTGGGCGGAAGACCTTTGA
- a CDS encoding glycosyltransferase has product MTLQRIAFVWDNFGPLHADRCNAVARHLRGSAEVLGIELFAGSDLYDWIQPENLDFQKQTLFEIGRWGDHANWKIASAIVRCVQQFNCEAVFLSHYNEPAILLAALRLRRKGIEIVTMGCSKYDDARRSGLRERAKRLFLKPYSGAIGSEDRSLAYFRFLGLPEARIFGGYNTVDQDRIRRQADYPEADRKRFAERPFLAVARLIWEKNFPGMLRAYAAYSKSTQDPRRLQIAGSGPLEAELKALATNLGIESHIDWLGFVQTEQVAPLMRDALCILLPSVSETFGNVVPEALALDLPVLASTQCGATDRLTKNGVSGFTFQADDEDRLAELMIRVSGDEDLWTDLRNGARELAPLGHSDAFANSVARLIGG; this is encoded by the coding sequence TTGACGCTGCAAAGGATCGCATTCGTCTGGGACAATTTTGGCCCGCTGCATGCTGACCGGTGCAATGCTGTCGCGCGCCATTTGCGTGGATCGGCAGAGGTCCTGGGCATAGAATTATTCGCTGGCAGCGATTTGTATGATTGGATCCAACCGGAGAATTTAGACTTCCAAAAACAGACGTTGTTTGAAATTGGCCGCTGGGGAGATCATGCGAACTGGAAAATCGCAAGCGCTATCGTGCGCTGCGTTCAGCAATTCAATTGTGAGGCTGTCTTCCTCAGCCATTACAATGAGCCAGCCATTTTGCTCGCCGCGTTGCGTCTCAGGCGCAAGGGAATTGAAATTGTCACGATGGGATGTTCCAAATATGACGATGCGCGGCGGTCCGGTTTGCGCGAGCGGGCCAAGCGGTTGTTTTTGAAACCCTACTCTGGGGCGATCGGATCGGAAGACCGTTCGCTGGCCTATTTCCGGTTTTTGGGTTTGCCCGAAGCGCGTATTTTCGGTGGCTACAATACGGTTGATCAAGACCGCATACGCAGGCAAGCAGATTATCCCGAAGCAGATCGCAAAAGATTTGCAGAACGGCCATTTCTGGCTGTGGCGCGGTTGATTTGGGAAAAGAATTTCCCCGGCATGTTGCGCGCCTATGCGGCCTATTCGAAAAGCACCCAAGATCCGCGGCGGTTACAAATCGCGGGCTCGGGCCCGCTTGAGGCGGAGCTAAAAGCGCTGGCTACCAATTTGGGAATTGAAAGCCACATCGACTGGCTGGGTTTTGTTCAGACCGAGCAGGTGGCGCCATTAATGCGTGATGCGCTATGCATTTTGTTACCGAGCGTGTCGGAAACCTTCGGTAATGTGGTGCCAGAGGCGCTTGCGCTTGATCTCCCGGTCCTCGCCAGCACTCAATGTGGCGCGACGGACAGGCTGACAAAGAATGGTGTCAGCGGTTTTACGTTCCAAGCTGACGACGAAGACCGGCTGGCCGAATTGATGATAAGGGTCTCCGGCGATGAAGATTTATGGACCGATCTGCGGAACGGCGCGCGCGAACTTGCGCCGCTTGGACATAGCGATGCGTTTGCGAACTCAGTCGCGCGATTGATCGGCGGATAA
- a CDS encoding LbetaH domain-containing protein gives MKPLGASSSRPLDGGPSFPLTNRIERALWIAVWTLFGRIAPPPLGRAWRRTLLRLFGAKIGRACVIYPSAKIWLPRNLIMHSKATLGPGVHCYNMAPVDIGEGAIVSQRAFLCAGGHDIRDTHFQLVTRPIMIGAGSWIAAEAYVGPGVTIGARAVLAARGCAIGDVAEGTVWGGNPAKQIGVRPSPESLSADQSRD, from the coding sequence GTGAAGCCACTTGGCGCATCAAGCAGCCGGCCACTCGATGGCGGCCCCAGTTTCCCCCTCACCAATCGGATTGAGCGGGCGCTATGGATCGCAGTCTGGACACTATTTGGCCGGATCGCTCCGCCGCCACTGGGGCGTGCGTGGCGGCGGACCTTGCTCAGGCTATTCGGCGCAAAAATCGGGCGGGCCTGCGTGATTTACCCCAGCGCGAAAATCTGGCTGCCTCGAAATTTGATAATGCACAGCAAGGCAACATTGGGGCCTGGCGTCCATTGCTACAACATGGCCCCTGTCGATATTGGCGAAGGGGCCATTGTCTCGCAGCGCGCATTCCTGTGTGCAGGAGGCCATGACATTAGGGACACCCATTTCCAATTGGTGACGAGGCCCATCATGATCGGGGCAGGCAGCTGGATTGCCGCTGAGGCGTATGTTGGCCCAGGCGTAACCATTGGGGCGAGAGCCGTTCTTGCGGCTCGCGGCTGTGCGATTGGTGATGTAGCCGAAGGAACCGTTTGGGGCGGCAATCCGGCCAAGCAGATCGGCGTCAGGCCGTCACCAGAATCATTATCCGCCGATCAATCGCGCGACTGA
- a CDS encoding GumC family protein has protein sequence MSQSSNNSNTMPDASPQAMPQAMPQAMPQAMPSIGIDLRRVASALYRNRFITAGLIVAALVLGVIVTLSTTPIYKATGTIQIDSQVNEVLDEDATMPPVEWDVERFLQTQLDVLLSTGMAEKVAGRLNLANDDTYFDRMGIPAPQIAAPGKTMAQTRRDSIAASLQANVIAELPRYSRVVEVGFTSKDATYAAVIANAYIESFIAANLQRKFDSSSYARTYLEEQLELAKGRLETSERAQVDYARRFGLVDLPEPGDRDGNVSLVQTNLADANTALNQARTQRIATEEKFRVAQSGDSLSIPDVQENSYIQGLQRERATVSADMARDGERYKSEHPVMQQHQQRLQGIDQQLGSAVSDVRGSLRQRYQAALRNEQRLAAQVASLRAGTANEQSERIQYNILEREAGTNRAMYDALLQRFKEVSASAGVTTNNISMVDRAKVPGGAFSPNPLFNMALALFGGLLLAAVYVFLREFIDDAARTPEDVTDRLGLPFLGTVPKLASGEGIVAELEDPKSGPSESFAALRTSLGLLSAEGLSSLLITSSQQSEGKSLVAYGIARSMARAGQKVLIVDSDLRRPSLHQVFGVSRDIGLTNILTRQNEWQDTVVKAQENLDLIPSGPLPPSVPELLSSANFEDFRDTVCAAYDVVIFDGPPVLGLADTVLLAQRLSHLVFVTEAGRATHGRAQTAIRRLRENGIHIDGAVLNKFDPRQSGYGYDYGAYYSYGRESAA, from the coding sequence ATGAGCCAAAGCTCTAACAACAGCAACACCATGCCGGACGCTTCGCCCCAAGCCATGCCCCAAGCCATGCCCCAAGCCATGCCCCAAGCCATGCCAAGCATAGGGATCGATCTGCGCCGGGTTGCCAGCGCGCTTTACCGTAACCGCTTTATTACCGCCGGGTTGATCGTTGCGGCGCTGGTGCTCGGGGTAATCGTAACGCTATCAACCACCCCGATCTACAAAGCGACCGGCACCATCCAGATCGACAGTCAGGTGAATGAGGTGCTCGACGAAGATGCCACCATGCCGCCAGTTGAATGGGATGTGGAACGCTTTCTCCAGACCCAGCTTGATGTGCTGCTCAGCACCGGAATGGCCGAAAAAGTCGCCGGCCGGCTCAACCTCGCAAATGATGACACTTATTTTGACCGGATGGGCATCCCCGCTCCGCAAATTGCAGCACCGGGCAAGACCATGGCGCAAACGCGGCGAGATAGTATTGCAGCCAGTTTGCAGGCCAATGTAATCGCCGAATTACCGCGATATAGCCGGGTGGTCGAAGTCGGGTTCACCAGCAAGGACGCAACATACGCTGCGGTCATCGCCAACGCCTATATCGAAAGCTTTATCGCCGCCAATCTGCAACGCAAATTTGATAGTTCGTCCTATGCCAGAACTTATCTTGAAGAGCAGCTGGAGCTGGCCAAAGGACGCCTCGAAACCAGCGAACGTGCGCAGGTCGATTATGCGCGCCGATTTGGGTTGGTCGATTTGCCCGAACCGGGTGACCGTGACGGCAATGTATCACTGGTCCAAACTAATCTGGCCGATGCGAACACCGCGCTGAATCAGGCCCGGACACAGCGAATCGCGACAGAAGAAAAATTCCGTGTCGCGCAATCGGGCGATTCGCTTTCAATCCCTGATGTTCAGGAGAATAGCTATATTCAAGGGCTGCAACGTGAACGCGCAACGGTATCCGCTGACATGGCGCGCGATGGTGAGCGGTATAAATCCGAACATCCGGTGATGCAGCAACACCAGCAACGACTGCAAGGTATCGACCAGCAATTGGGCAGCGCAGTTTCCGATGTTCGCGGGTCTCTACGCCAGCGTTATCAAGCTGCGTTACGCAATGAACAACGTCTGGCCGCGCAAGTCGCGTCGCTGCGCGCAGGCACAGCCAACGAACAATCAGAACGCATCCAGTATAATATCCTTGAACGCGAAGCCGGCACCAATCGGGCGATGTATGATGCTCTGCTGCAGAGGTTTAAAGAAGTCAGCGCCTCGGCTGGTGTTACCACTAACAACATTTCGATGGTGGACCGGGCGAAGGTCCCCGGCGGTGCGTTCAGCCCTAATCCGCTGTTCAACATGGCCTTGGCGCTGTTTGGCGGATTGTTGCTGGCGGCAGTCTATGTGTTCCTGCGCGAATTTATCGACGATGCTGCACGAACGCCTGAGGATGTGACCGACCGGCTTGGCCTGCCTTTCCTTGGCACAGTTCCAAAACTGGCCAGCGGCGAAGGCATCGTAGCGGAGTTGGAAGATCCGAAATCCGGCCCGTCCGAATCCTTTGCTGCTCTGAGAACCTCACTTGGCCTGCTCTCGGCGGAGGGGCTTAGCTCATTGCTAATCACCAGCAGCCAGCAATCGGAGGGCAAGAGCTTGGTTGCTTACGGCATCGCCCGCAGCATGGCGCGGGCGGGACAAAAAGTATTAATTGTCGACAGCGATTTGCGCCGCCCTTCGCTTCACCAGGTTTTTGGTGTCTCGCGCGACATCGGGCTGACCAATATCCTCACCCGCCAGAATGAATGGCAGGATACCGTCGTTAAAGCACAAGAGAATCTCGACTTAATTCCTTCTGGCCCATTGCCGCCCTCGGTTCCCGAATTGCTTTCAAGCGCAAATTTCGAAGATTTCCGCGACACAGTCTGCGCCGCCTACGATGTGGTAATATTTGATGGCCCGCCGGTGCTTGGTCTGGCTGACACAGTGCTGCTTGCCCAGCGGCTCAGCCATCTGGTGTTTGTCACCGAAGCAGGACGCGCAACCCATGGACGGGCGCAAACCGCCATCCGCAGACTGCGTGAGAATGGCATCCATATCGACGGAGCGGTTCTCAACAAATTTGACCCGCGCCAATCGGGCTATGGCTATGATTACGGTGCCTATTATTCCTATGGGCGGGAGAGCGCGGCCTGA
- a CDS encoding polysaccharide biosynthesis/export family protein has protein sequence MKRHLLALLPTMLAALALASCSGGPAPNLPSGSAAYDIVPVGDVVAPRRSEIGPNDELSISVFREPELSLERAIVDSNGEVQVPLLGAVPAAGQTAADFARTLERRFGQLYLVNPSVTVAITEAALSRVTVTGAVTKPGVYDMPSRISLIDAVALAAGPTNVAKFDSVVVFRRIDGERVGALFNLGAINAGAADDVEILPGDQVIVGTDIMKQLYRDALTTAPLISIFRPF, from the coding sequence ATGAAGAGACATCTGTTAGCACTGTTGCCCACGATGTTGGCGGCTCTTGCTCTTGCCTCTTGCTCGGGCGGGCCTGCGCCAAACCTGCCTTCGGGCAGCGCTGCCTATGATATCGTTCCGGTGGGCGATGTAGTTGCCCCGCGCCGTTCGGAAATCGGCCCGAATGACGAACTGAGCATTTCTGTCTTCAGGGAGCCCGAATTGTCGCTCGAACGCGCAATCGTCGATTCCAACGGAGAGGTTCAGGTTCCGCTGCTTGGAGCAGTGCCGGCAGCAGGCCAAACAGCAGCCGATTTCGCCCGAACTTTGGAACGCAGATTTGGTCAACTTTATCTGGTCAACCCTAGCGTGACCGTTGCGATCACAGAAGCGGCACTCAGCCGGGTTACGGTTACTGGAGCAGTGACCAAGCCGGGCGTTTATGACATGCCCAGCCGTATCTCTCTGATTGATGCTGTGGCCTTGGCTGCTGGCCCGACCAACGTCGCGAAATTTGACAGTGTGGTAGTGTTCCGCCGGATTGATGGCGAGCGCGTTGGCGCTCTGTTCAACCTTGGCGCAATCAATGCCGGGGCCGCCGATGATGTCGAGATTTTGCCTGGTGACCAAGTAATCGTCGGAACCGATATTATGAAACAACTCTACCGTGACGCGCTGACCACGGCGCCTCTAATCAGCATATTCAGGCCGTTTTGA